One stretch of Weissella koreensis KACC 15510 DNA includes these proteins:
- the purR gene encoding pur operon repressor, with amino-acid sequence MKIRRSDRLVDMTRYLLAHPRTLISLTKFADQYESAKSSISEDLAILKRTFLQNGTGILETIPGAAGGAKFTPIMTEAEAENFVDGLVNEISDETRVLPGGYVYLSDLLGQPWILEKIGRLIATQYIKEPIDAVITAATKGVPVAQSVAEALNVPFVIARNDTKVTEGPTMSVNYVTGQAKRLEKMELSRRSLPMGSRVLIVDDFMKAGGTIRGMESLVREFEGTVAGVAVVVEGEVEHRVIDKYSALIHVNTDKEGGLLDVRAGNFKTEIYQDNSQLQQLTKK; translated from the coding sequence ATGAAAATACGGCGCAGTGACCGACTAGTGGATATGACACGTTATTTATTAGCACATCCAAGAACGCTGATTTCATTAACTAAATTTGCTGATCAATATGAATCCGCTAAATCATCAATTTCAGAAGATTTAGCAATTTTAAAAAGAACATTTTTACAAAATGGGACGGGAATTTTAGAAACGATTCCTGGTGCAGCCGGCGGAGCAAAATTTACTCCGATTATGACTGAAGCAGAAGCTGAAAATTTTGTTGATGGATTAGTAAATGAAATCAGTGATGAGACCCGGGTTTTACCAGGTGGTTATGTCTATTTGTCAGATTTGTTAGGGCAACCTTGGATTCTAGAAAAGATTGGTCGTCTAATTGCAACGCAGTATATTAAAGAACCAATTGATGCGGTAATTACTGCAGCTACAAAGGGTGTACCGGTAGCGCAATCAGTTGCTGAAGCTTTAAATGTGCCGTTTGTGATCGCAAGAAATGATACAAAAGTAACGGAAGGTCCAACTATGTCGGTTAATTATGTGACAGGTCAGGCCAAGCGATTAGAGAAAATGGAACTATCCCGAAGGTCTTTGCCAATGGGTTCACGTGTTTTGATTGTCGATGATTTTATGAAAGCTGGCGGTACAATTCGCGGAATGGAATCATTGGTGCGTGAATTTGAAGGTACTGTGGCTGGAGTGGCTGTGGTAGTTGAAGGCGAAGTTGAACATCGCGTGATTGATAAGTATTCTGCTTTGATCCATGTTAACACGGATAAAGAAGGTGGTTTACTCGACGTACGGGCTGGTAACTTCAAGACAGAAATTTATCAGGATAATTCACAATTACAACAATTAACGAAAAAATAA